GGCTATGATTCCAAAGTTCTTTAGAGCCTCCCCACGTGGGCGAAGGCTGGCCGGTATGATACCGGAATGAAGTCCGGATGATAACCTTGCCCCCAGTATGCTTACAAGATCGCCACTTTCACCTGAAAAGAGGGGTACAAGGGCAAGAATAGATGGATTATCAAGTATAACGCCCAGACGACTGTTCAGAACTGTTCCGGCTGTTGTTCCAAGGGCTGAACAGATCAAAAGGACAGGAACGCTCTGCTGAACTATTTTTCTGAGGTTATATCCACCCTTCATCCCGATGACAACACCGGTGGCTCCCATGATAAGAAAGAGTATGAAGAGTATCCATTCAGCCACGCCATTCCTAACAATTTCAAGTACCGATATGGCGGCAAATATTGATGGAAGTGTGAAAAGGTCGCCTGATGCTGCAATGAGGGGTGTTGTAACATTGTCAGGGTCCCAGCCATTCTCGTAACTCTTGAGAGATATCAGGACTGTGGCAGGCAGAAGCATTGCCCCTGAAATTATTCCGCCAATAACAGATATAACCGTGAAATCAACCACACCCATACTTTTAAAGCCGAAAATCTGGCAGAATATCCATGCCATGAACCCAAGAAAAATGGACATGACGATTGTCAGTATAATTGTGGCTTCAATGTTTTCGCTGAGAACACCTGACTTTTTCATCTCCGGTGAAAGTGTACCTATATGAAGCCCTGACCCGAGGCGTGAGCCAAGAGCCCCGAAGATGTTACCACGCATGCCTATAGCTCCGGGTATAAGGACAAGGAGCCCTGGATATGACTCAAGCATGGGGGACATCTTACCAAGGAATATGCCTGCAAAAAGGTCTCCGATGGCGCATATAAAAAGTGCCACGAAACTCTCGCCAATAATCCTCTTTGACCCTGCAAAGAACCCGCCAAGACTTTTAAATAAATTAAAGGCCTTTATCAAGCCCCTTGAAAGGAGTAGCGAAAGTGTCACGGTGAATGTTAGCAGGCCCTGAAGTGTTCTTCGAGTCATCCTCATTAACTTTCCTGCTATCTTCATGAATATCACCTGCTAACATTCCAATCATCTCTAAGGTTTATATGGTGCAACCAATGTCCTCAAGGGTCATCTCATTCTTTGCAAGGGCAAAAAGAAGCTCGGCTCCGGCCTCGTTCCCCTTGGCAATCAGAGTGTCGTTCTCCGCAAGTACTGTGTTCCTGTCAGGCCCGTATATCCAGGATTCTCCCCTTCTAATGGCTATTACCCTCATACCAGTTCTCGTTGCCAGTAAAAGATCTCCAAGTGATTTCCCTGCGAGTTCAGAGCCCTCCCTGATGGTTACCCTGACTATTATCTCATCTGACTCCTCCATCACCATCTTGAAAACAGGGTGTGGCTCTATTCCCCTTAGAACAAGGTCAGCTATGTCCTTGGCGGAGTTTGCAATGTTCTCTGCTGCTTCACCCACTTCAAGGAGGGCTGTGAGCTTCTCAGCATCCTCAACAGATCTTGCAGCCAGAAGTGATTCCTTCTTGATCTCATAGTTGAGTCTGTCAACCTTGTTTTCAAGTTTTATGACTTCCTCTGCAGCGTCCCTGCTGTTAAAAAGCAGTGCCGAGTATGCGAGGTCCACCATCAGCTCGGAAAGGTTCTTCATCTCAATGAGAATATCCTTAACACTTTTAGACAACTTTCATCCTCCTGGGTTGGTGGTCTAGTGTTTGATTGGTGGACCATAAATACCTTACTTCATGCCCATGAGGCACTCCCTTCGAAGTTTAAGCAGTTCCTTCTTCCGCTTCAAGAGGTCCTCAGGGTCAGATACCTCAAGACGCCTCTTTATGCATTCAACGGCCTCATCGGTGTGTATCCATTCACAGTTCTGGCAGCTCCAAACATTCTTATCCCTTATCCAGTAACCTCCGGTGGAGCCCTCACCGCATGGATAGAATGGACAGTAGCAGAATGCACAGTTCTGACCCTCAAAGTGGCATGGATAGAATTCACATTCCGTGTCAGGACCTGAAGCCTTTCCATTGGGGTTTTCCCTGTAAAATTCAGCTGCAAGTTCGTGGAGGGGTGCCTTCACAGCATAGCCCCTCGGTGTTATCATCTGCCCGTCCCGGACATAGCTCGTCCTGTTACCTATTATGATGGTGGTTGACATGTCAACCATTGACTCGTCAAGATCAGAGATGGTGACTATACTGGTTTCTGCCCTGCCATCCTCTGTTCTGACTATCCCTACAGGTGTTTCAGGCCTCAACTTTGACCTCAGTATCCCCAGGGCCTCCCTGAATGGTTTCTTTCTCTTCTTTCCGGTGGGGTTGTAAAGTGCTATTATCATCCCCGCCTCTGCAGCCGCCTCCAGCTTCCTTTTTATCTCAGATAGGGGTGTGAGGATGTCGCTCAGGCTTATAACGGCAAAGTCATGGAGGGGTGCTCCGAGCTGTGCGGCTGAGTAGTTAACGGCAGTGACGCCGGGTATGACCTCAAATTCTATTCCTGAATACCTGTCAAAGATCTGG
The sequence above is drawn from the Methanothermobacter wolfeii genome and encodes:
- a CDS encoding magnesium transporter, with the protein product MKIAGKLMRMTRRTLQGLLTFTVTLSLLLSRGLIKAFNLFKSLGGFFAGSKRIIGESFVALFICAIGDLFAGIFLGKMSPMLESYPGLLVLIPGAIGMRGNIFGALGSRLGSGLHIGTLSPEMKKSGVLSENIEATIILTIVMSIFLGFMAWIFCQIFGFKSMGVVDFTVISVIGGIISGAMLLPATVLISLKSYENGWDPDNVTTPLIAASGDLFTLPSIFAAISVLEIVRNGVAEWILFILFLIMGATGVVIGMKGGYNLRKIVQQSVPVLLICSALGTTAGTVLNSRLGVILDNPSILALVPLFSGESGDLVSILGARLSSGLHSGIIPASLRPRGEALKNFGIIAVLSVIIYPTIGLLAHLVSAALGIPSLGLERMVLVSSLAGYILTPFLLLVGFYLSSVSYRVQLDPDNIVIPISTSMTDPAANTCLVFAIMAVLAL
- a CDS encoding potassium channel family protein is translated as MKNLSELMVDLAYSALLFNSRDAAEEVIKLENKVDRLNYEIKKESLLAARSVEDAEKLTALLEVGEAAENIANSAKDIADLVLRGIEPHPVFKMVMEESDEIIVRVTIREGSELAGKSLGDLLLATRTGMRVIAIRRGESWIYGPDRNTVLAENDTLIAKGNEAGAELLFALAKNEMTLEDIGCTI
- the cobJ gene encoding precorrin-3B C(17)-methyltransferase, translating into MIRIIGIGPTRDDITLRALRAIEDADVVIGYVKYIRQIEDLLEGKEVIKSGMGDEVERVELAIKKHLQGHSVALISSGDPGVYGMANVFFQIFDRYSGIEFEVIPGVTAVNYSAAQLGAPLHDFAVISLSDILTPLSEIKRKLEAAAEAGMIIALYNPTGKKRKKPFREALGILRSKLRPETPVGIVRTEDGRAETSIVTISDLDESMVDMSTTIIIGNRTSYVRDGQMITPRGYAVKAPLHELAAEFYRENPNGKASGPDTECEFYPCHFEGQNCAFCYCPFYPCGEGSTGGYWIRDKNVWSCQNCEWIHTDEAVECIKRRLEVSDPEDLLKRKKELLKLRRECLMGMK